A single genomic interval of Nerophis ophidion isolate RoL-2023_Sa linkage group LG11, RoL_Noph_v1.0, whole genome shotgun sequence harbors:
- the LOC133562408 gene encoding ras-related protein Rab-25-like — protein sequence MGSDEAYNFVFKVVLIGESGVGKSNLLSRFTKNEFNHDSRTTIGVEFSTRTVQLNTFAIKAQIWDTAGLERYRAITSAYYRGAVGALLVYDITKHLTYDSVERWLKELFDHADPHMVVMLVGNKCDLEADRSVPTEQARDFAEKSGLLFLETSALASTNVEVAFNTVLTEIHKKVSSKQVVRGSISAVTLNPSVVPHPEEEKKPCCKNI from the exons TGGTCCTGATCGGGGAGTCGGGTGTGGGCAAGAGCAACCTGCTGTCCCGCTTCACCAAGAACGAGTTCAACCACGACAGTCGCACCACCATCGGCGTGGAGTTCAGCACACGGACGGTCCAGCTCAACACCTTCGCCATCAAAGCCCAGATCTGGGACACGGCGGGACTGGAGCGCTATCGGGCCATCACCTCAGC CTACTACCGGGGGGCGGTGGGCGCCCTGCTGGTCTATGACATCACCAAACACCTGACCTACGACAGCGTGGAGCGCTGGCTGAAGGAACTCTTCGACCACGCCGACCCTCACATGGTGGTCATGTTGGTGGGCAACAAGTGTGACCTGGAGGCCGACAGGTCGGTGCCCACGGAGCAGGCCAGAGACTTTGCAG AGAAAAGTGGCCTGTTGTTTCTGGAGACGTCCGCTCTGGCGTCGACTAACGTGGAGGTCGCCTTCAACACCGTCCTAACAG AGATCCACAAGAAGGTGAGCAGCAAGCAAGTGGTGCGAGGTTCCATCAGCGCCGTGACGCTCAACCCCAGCGTGGTGCCACACccggaggaggagaagaagccTTGCTGCAAGAACATCTGA